A window from Melitaea cinxia chromosome 5, ilMelCinx1.1, whole genome shotgun sequence encodes these proteins:
- the LOC123653397 gene encoding uncharacterized protein LOC123653397 isoform X1, protein MDTRGRRSLLLSVTNKNMKDFLVQSEPGSFLFGDNLTDQIKTAKSVQKSGEDLKIPQVKKLTSRPTTSGPKFSGAQNKSLNWRGPPRGKAKKRGGGITEDNRHHDRQTGGRPRRRIHAGSESAAF, encoded by the exons ATGGATACAAGGGGACGGAGATCTCTCTTGCTATcagtcacaaataaaaatatgaaagacTTCCTCGTTCAATCAGAGCCAGGAAGTTTTCTCTTTGGTGATAACCTGACAGACCAAATTAAGACTGCTAAGTCAGTGCAAAAGTCGGGAGAAGATTTGAAAATACCTCAAGTGAAGAAATTAACCTCTCGACCAACCACATCAGGACCAAAATTCAGCGGTGcacaaaataaatctttaaactGGCGGGGCCCTCCTCGAGGCAAGGCGAAGAAGAGGGGGGGGGGCATCACCGAGGACAACAGGCACCACGACAGGCAGACAGGAGGCCGCCCGAGAAGAAGGATCCACGCAGGAAGTGAATCAGCAG CCTTCTGA
- the LOC123653397 gene encoding uncharacterized protein LOC123653397 isoform X2, which produces MDTRGRRSLLLSVTNKNMKDFLVQSEPGSFLFGDNLTDQIKTAKSVQKSGEDLKIPQVKKLTSRPTTSGPKFSGAQNKSLNWRGPPRGKAKKRGGGITEDNRHHDRQTGGRPRRRIHAGSESAE; this is translated from the exons ATGGATACAAGGGGACGGAGATCTCTCTTGCTATcagtcacaaataaaaatatgaaagacTTCCTCGTTCAATCAGAGCCAGGAAGTTTTCTCTTTGGTGATAACCTGACAGACCAAATTAAGACTGCTAAGTCAGTGCAAAAGTCGGGAGAAGATTTGAAAATACCTCAAGTGAAGAAATTAACCTCTCGACCAACCACATCAGGACCAAAATTCAGCGGTGcacaaaataaatctttaaactGGCGGGGCCCTCCTCGAGGCAAGGCGAAGAAGAGGGGGGGGGGCATCACCGAGGACAACAGGCACCACGACAGGCAGACAGGAGGCCGCCCGAGAAGAAGGATCCACGCAGGAAGTGAATCAGCAG AATGA